In the Natronospira bacteriovora genome, one interval contains:
- the rplB gene encoding 50S ribosomal protein L2: MALKKAKPTSPGRRFVVQVKNDELHRGEPYGPLVEKKHSTGGRNSAGRTTMRHRGGGHKRRYRVVDFRRNKDDIPARIERLEYDPNRSAHLALVLYRDGERRYIIAPRGLKAGDEIQSGDRAPIKTGNTLPLRNIPVGSTVHCVELRPGKGAQLARSAGTAVQLLAREGAYATIRLRSGEMRKVHIECRATIGEVGNQEHSLRQLGKAGANRWRGFRPKTRGAAMNPVDHPHGGGEGRTSGGRHPVSPWGQPTKGYKTRHNKRTDNMIVRRRKLKK, translated from the coding sequence ATGGCACTTAAGAAAGCGAAACCGACTTCACCCGGCCGCCGCTTTGTTGTTCAGGTCAAGAACGACGAGCTGCACCGAGGCGAGCCTTATGGTCCGCTGGTCGAGAAGAAGCACAGCACGGGTGGTCGCAACAGCGCCGGCCGTACGACCATGCGCCATCGGGGTGGCGGTCACAAGCGCCGCTACCGCGTCGTGGATTTTCGTCGCAACAAGGACGATATTCCGGCTCGCATCGAGCGGCTGGAATACGACCCGAACCGCAGTGCCCATCTGGCGCTGGTGCTGTATCGGGACGGCGAGCGGCGCTACATCATCGCGCCCCGTGGTCTGAAGGCCGGTGACGAGATCCAGTCCGGCGATCGCGCTCCGATCAAGACCGGCAACACGCTGCCGCTGCGCAATATCCCGGTGGGTAGCACGGTTCATTGTGTGGAGCTTCGCCCGGGCAAGGGTGCTCAGCTCGCCCGCTCGGCCGGTACCGCGGTGCAGCTGTTGGCGCGGGAAGGTGCCTACGCCACCATCCGTCTGCGTTCCGGTGAAATGCGCAAGGTGCACATTGAGTGCCGCGCCACCATCGGCGAAGTCGGGAACCAGGAGCACAGCCTCCGCCAGCTCGGCAAGGCCGGCGCCAACCGCTGGCGCGGCTTCCGCCCGAAGACTCGCGGTGCAGCCATGAACCCGGTGGATCACCCCCATGGTGGTGGTGAAGGCCGAACCTCTGGTGGTCGCCATCCGGTGTCGCCGTGGGGTCAGCCCACCAAGGGTTACAAGACGCGGCATAACAAGCGTACGGACAACATGATCGTGCGTCGTCGCAAGCTCAAGAAATAA
- the rpsQ gene encoding 30S ribosomal protein S17, protein MSENTAQTPRTVTGRVVSSKADKTITVYIERRVAHPLYGKYIRRSTKLLAHDEENACREGDLVSIAECRPLSKRKSWRLHEIVEKASD, encoded by the coding sequence ATGAGCGAGAACACCGCACAGACTCCGCGTACCGTGACTGGTCGCGTCGTTAGCTCCAAGGCGGACAAGACGATTACCGTCTACATCGAGCGTCGCGTGGCTCATCCGCTGTATGGCAAGTACATTCGCCGCAGCACCAAGCTGCTGGCGCATGATGAAGAAAACGCGTGCCGTGAGGGTGACCTGGTCTCCATCGCGGAATGCCGGCCGCTCTCCAAGCGGAAGAGCTGGCGGCTGCACGAAATCGTGGAAAAGGCTTCGGACTGA
- the rpmC gene encoding 50S ribosomal protein L29 — MKVSELRNKNSEELAKELMELRKEQFNLRMQQATGQLSRPDQVGKVRRNIARIKTVLNEQKAGEQ; from the coding sequence ATGAAAGTCTCTGAACTGCGGAACAAGAATTCGGAAGAGCTGGCCAAAGAGCTCATGGAGCTGCGCAAGGAGCAGTTCAATCTGCGCATGCAGCAGGCTACCGGTCAGCTGAGTCGTCCCGATCAGGTCGGCAAGGTCCGCCGCAACATTGCGCGGATCAAGACTGTGCTGAACGAACAGAAGGCGGGTGAACAGTAA
- the rplW gene encoding 50S ribosomal protein L23: MNQERLMTVLLGPHVSEKSTNVADAHNQVVFKVRRDATKTEIRKAVEKLFEVQVDKVRVVRQKGKIKRFGTQYGRRQDWKKAYVSLQPGQDIDFMGGAE; the protein is encoded by the coding sequence ATGAATCAGGAACGCCTTATGACCGTGCTGCTCGGTCCGCACGTCTCTGAAAAGAGCACCAATGTGGCCGACGCGCACAATCAGGTGGTTTTCAAGGTTCGCCGTGATGCCACCAAGACAGAGATCCGCAAGGCGGTCGAGAAGCTGTTCGAAGTGCAGGTCGACAAGGTCCGTGTCGTGAGACAGAAGGGCAAGATCAAGCGCTTTGGTACCCAGTACGGTCGTCGTCAGGACTGGAAAAAGGCCTATGTGTCGCTCCAGCCTGGTCAGGATATTGATTTCATGGGTGGCGCCGAGTAA
- the rplD gene encoding 50S ribosomal protein L4: MELQVQKASGQEKLTVSEAAFGREFNETLVHQVVVAYLAAGRAGTRAQKTRAEVRGGGRKPWRQKGTGRARAGTIRSPLWRSGGKVFAAEPQDHSQKVNKKMYRAAIRSILSELVRQERLVVTEEFNLEEPKTRAMVAKLKELGLDNVLIVTDEVTEALYLSARNLPKVDVRDTAAVDPVSLVGFDKVLMTVPALRRIEEWLA; this comes from the coding sequence ATGGAACTTCAGGTACAAAAAGCCTCCGGCCAGGAAAAGCTGACCGTTTCGGAAGCCGCTTTCGGTCGTGAGTTCAACGAAACGCTGGTCCATCAGGTGGTCGTTGCCTATCTGGCCGCCGGCCGTGCTGGCACCCGCGCCCAGAAGACCCGCGCCGAAGTGCGTGGCGGTGGCCGCAAGCCCTGGCGCCAGAAGGGCACCGGCCGTGCCCGTGCCGGCACCATCCGCAGTCCCCTGTGGCGCAGCGGTGGCAAGGTTTTCGCGGCTGAGCCCCAGGACCACAGCCAGAAGGTCAACAAGAAAATGTACCGGGCCGCCATCCGCTCCATCCTGTCGGAGCTGGTGCGTCAGGAACGCCTGGTGGTGACCGAAGAGTTCAATCTGGAAGAGCCCAAGACCCGCGCCATGGTGGCGAAGTTGAAGGAGCTTGGTCTCGACAACGTGCTGATCGTGACGGATGAGGTGACTGAAGCGCTTTACCTCTCCGCCCGCAACCTGCCCAAGGTGGATGTGCGCGACACGGCAGCCGTTGATCCCGTCTCCCTGGTCGGTTTCGACAAGGTGCTGATGACGGTTCCCGCCCTGCGTCGTATCGAGGAGTGGTTGGCATGA
- the rplC gene encoding 50S ribosomal protein L3: protein MAIGVVGRKCGMTRVFTDDGASLPVTVIEVEPNRITQIKSVDSDGYRGVQVTTGTRRASRVTKPMAGHFAKANTEAGRGVWEFRLADGEGEELELGGEIRVDIFEAGQSVDVTGTSIGKGYAGTIKRHNFRGQRQTHGNSLSHRVPGSIGQNQTPGRVFKGKKMSGHMGNVRRTTQSLEVVRVDAERNLILVKGAVPGSKGSDVLIRPAIKSAS from the coding sequence ATGGCTATTGGTGTTGTAGGACGGAAATGCGGCATGACCCGCGTTTTCACCGACGACGGCGCGTCGCTGCCCGTTACGGTGATCGAGGTCGAGCCCAACCGGATTACCCAGATCAAGTCGGTCGACTCCGACGGCTACCGCGGCGTGCAGGTCACGACCGGCACCCGTCGCGCCAGCCGTGTCACCAAGCCCATGGCCGGTCACTTCGCCAAGGCGAATACCGAGGCCGGCCGGGGCGTGTGGGAGTTCCGCCTCGCTGACGGTGAAGGCGAAGAGCTGGAGCTGGGTGGTGAGATCCGCGTCGACATTTTCGAGGCAGGTCAGTCCGTTGATGTGACCGGCACCTCCATTGGTAAGGGTTACGCGGGCACCATCAAGCGCCACAACTTCCGTGGCCAGCGCCAGACCCACGGTAACTCGCTTTCCCATCGTGTTCCCGGTTCCATCGGTCAGAACCAGACCCCCGGTCGCGTGTTCAAGGGCAAGAAGATGTCCGGCCACATGGGTAATGTGCGCCGCACCACCCAGAGCCTGGAAGTGGTTCGGGTGGATGCCGAGCGCAACCTGATCCTGGTCAAGGGCGCCGTCCCGGGCTCGAAGGGCTCGGATGTGCTGATTCGCCCCGCGATCAAGTCGGCGAGCTAA
- the rpsC gene encoding 30S ribosomal protein S3, producing the protein MGHKVHPTGFRLGVATDWTAKWYAEGGEFADTLLDDLKLRDYIKKKLSHASVSRIQIERPAKSARVTIHTARPGIVIGKKGEDIEKLRKELSDMMGMDVRVNISEVRKPELDAQLVAESIAQQLERRIMFRRAMKRAVGNAMRLGAEGIKVRVAGRLNGAEIARSEWYREGRVPLHTMRAEIDYGFAEAKTTYGIIGVKTWIFKGEVLDPSTIGQAPADDKARK; encoded by the coding sequence ATGGGTCATAAGGTTCATCCAACAGGCTTCCGTCTTGGCGTCGCTACCGACTGGACGGCCAAGTGGTACGCGGAAGGTGGTGAGTTCGCTGATACGCTGCTCGACGATCTGAAGCTGCGCGACTACATCAAGAAGAAGCTGTCGCATGCCTCCGTCAGCCGGATTCAGATCGAACGCCCGGCGAAAAGTGCGCGTGTGACCATTCACACCGCACGTCCGGGCATCGTGATCGGCAAGAAGGGTGAGGACATCGAGAAGCTGCGCAAGGAACTGTCCGACATGATGGGCATGGACGTGCGCGTGAACATCTCCGAAGTTCGCAAGCCCGAGCTGGATGCCCAGCTGGTGGCGGAAAGCATCGCCCAGCAGCTTGAGCGCCGCATCATGTTCCGTCGCGCCATGAAGCGCGCCGTGGGCAATGCCATGCGCCTGGGTGCGGAAGGGATCAAGGTACGCGTGGCCGGCCGTCTCAACGGCGCCGAGATTGCGCGTAGCGAATGGTACCGGGAAGGCCGTGTGCCGCTGCACACGATGCGTGCCGAGATTGACTACGGCTTCGCCGAGGCGAAGACCACCTACGGCATCATCGGCGTGAAGACCTGGATTTTCAAAGGCGAGGTTCTGGATCCGAGTACGATCGGACAGGCCCCGGCCGATGACAAGGCTCGTAAGTAG
- the rplV gene encoding 50S ribosomal protein L22 yields the protein MQVSAKLRFARISPQKCRLVADQVRGKPVAQALQILEFSPKKASHIVRKLLESAIANAENNEGADVDELKVDRIMVDEGPTMKRFKPRAKGRADQILKRTSHITISVADE from the coding sequence ATGCAGGTAAGCGCAAAACTCCGGTTCGCCAGGATCTCGCCGCAGAAATGCCGGCTGGTTGCGGACCAGGTGCGGGGTAAGCCCGTCGCCCAGGCCCTTCAGATCCTGGAGTTCAGCCCCAAGAAGGCGTCGCACATCGTGCGCAAGCTGCTTGAATCGGCGATTGCCAATGCCGAGAACAATGAAGGCGCCGACGTGGATGAGCTGAAGGTGGATCGCATCATGGTGGACGAGGGCCCGACGATGAAGCGGTTCAAGCCGCGTGCCAAGGGCCGCGCCGACCAGATTCTCAAGCGTACCAGCCACATCACGATTTCCGTGGCTGACGAGTGA
- the rpsS gene encoding 30S ribosomal protein S19: MPRSISKGPFVDPHLAKKVEAAAASNDRRPIKTWSRRSMVTPDMVGLTIAVHNGRQHMPVLVSENMVGHKLGEFALTRTYKGHAANKKSK; this comes from the coding sequence GTGCCACGTTCAATCAGCAAAGGTCCATTCGTTGATCCGCATCTGGCCAAGAAGGTCGAAGCGGCTGCTGCGAGCAACGATCGTCGCCCGATCAAGACCTGGTCCCGTCGGTCCATGGTGACTCCCGATATGGTGGGTCTGACCATCGCGGTCCACAACGGGCGTCAGCATATGCCGGTCCTGGTCTCCGAAAACATGGTCGGGCATAAGCTCGGCGAATTCGCCCTGACTCGTACCTACAAGGGTCATGCGGCGAACAAGAAGTCGAAATAA
- the rplP gene encoding 50S ribosomal protein L16 — translation MLQPKRTKFRKQHKGRNRGVAQAGNAVSFGEFGLKATTRGRITARQIEAARRAITRHVKRGGKIWIRIFPDKPITNKPLEVRMGKGKGNVEYWVAQIQPGRVLYEMEGVSEELAREAFRLAAAKLPVQTTFVTRQVM, via the coding sequence ATGTTGCAGCCGAAGCGGACAAAGTTTCGAAAACAGCACAAAGGCCGCAACCGGGGCGTAGCCCAGGCCGGCAACGCGGTTTCGTTTGGTGAGTTTGGTCTCAAGGCCACCACGCGCGGCCGCATTACCGCTCGCCAGATCGAGGCGGCTCGTCGTGCGATTACGCGTCACGTGAAACGTGGCGGCAAGATCTGGATCCGGATTTTTCCGGACAAGCCCATTACCAACAAGCCCCTGGAAGTTCGCATGGGTAAGGGTAAGGGTAATGTGGAGTACTGGGTGGCCCAGATCCAACCCGGTCGTGTGCTCTACGAGATGGAAGGTGTGAGCGAAGAGCTGGCCCGCGAGGCGTTCCGCCTGGCTGCGGCCAAGCTTCCGGTGCAGACCACCTTCGTGACCCGGCAGGTGATGTAA